A genome region from Geodermatophilus bullaregiensis includes the following:
- the map gene encoding type I methionyl aminopeptidase: protein MDLTVLPRRTADELDAMRAAGRVVAQTLAAVRAAAVPGARLRDLDDLAQTTIREAGATSSFLGYKPAWAPTAYNGALCLSPNEVVVHGRPSGRRLRDGDLLSVDCGAVVDGWHGDAAFTVPVGSGTTADDARLVTATEEALAAGIAAAVPGATLLDVAQAVDAVARGYGYAHLPDHGGHGIGRSMHEPPFVPNRPTAGLDRVRLHAGSTLAIEPMLLAGAACYKHKKDGWAVVTADGRRAAHVEHTVAVTDDGPVVLTGP from the coding sequence CGCGCCGCACCGCCGACGAACTGGACGCCATGCGCGCCGCCGGCCGAGTCGTGGCGCAGACGCTGGCCGCGGTGCGCGCCGCCGCCGTCCCCGGCGCCCGGCTGCGCGACCTCGACGACCTCGCGCAGACCACGATCCGGGAGGCCGGGGCGACGTCGTCGTTCCTCGGCTACAAGCCGGCGTGGGCGCCCACCGCCTACAACGGGGCGCTGTGCCTGTCGCCCAACGAGGTGGTCGTGCACGGCCGGCCCAGCGGGCGCCGGCTGCGCGACGGCGACCTGCTCAGCGTCGACTGCGGCGCCGTCGTCGACGGCTGGCACGGTGACGCCGCGTTCACCGTGCCGGTGGGCTCCGGTACGACGGCGGACGACGCCCGGCTGGTGACCGCCACGGAGGAGGCGCTGGCCGCCGGGATCGCCGCGGCGGTGCCGGGTGCGACGCTGCTCGACGTCGCGCAGGCCGTCGACGCCGTCGCCCGCGGGTACGGCTACGCGCACCTGCCCGACCACGGCGGGCACGGCATCGGCCGGTCGATGCACGAGCCGCCGTTCGTGCCCAACCGGCCGACGGCGGGGCTGGACCGCGTGCGGCTGCACGCCGGCAGCACGCTGGCCATCGAGCCGATGCTGCTGGCCGGCGCGGCGTGCTACAAGCACAAGAAGGACGGCTGGGCGGTGGTCACCGCCGACGGCCGCCGCGCCGCGCACGTCGAGCACACCGTGGCGGTCACCGACGACGGGCCCGTCGTCCTCACCGGCCCCTGA
- a CDS encoding PGPGW domain-containing protein, with protein sequence MTRTVTVTGTGTGNRVAGEHSAGGRGATRCPDCTDGLGKPRPVKPGSWRDRVRQKPALAVAYRVAVFVVGLLFVLLGLALTVLPGPLTIPPVLAGLWVWSTEFEWARRIFAAFRRKAVDAWRHARQHPVSSAAVTIGGLAAAAFVFWAVGHWDLVDRGKELVGLG encoded by the coding sequence ATGACCCGCACCGTCACCGTCACCGGCACCGGCACCGGCAACAGAGTCGCCGGTGAGCACTCCGCCGGAGGCAGGGGCGCGACCCGCTGTCCCGACTGCACCGACGGCCTCGGCAAGCCGCGGCCGGTGAAGCCGGGGTCGTGGCGGGACCGCGTCCGGCAGAAGCCGGCGCTGGCGGTGGCCTACCGGGTCGCGGTCTTCGTGGTGGGGCTGCTGTTCGTGCTGCTCGGGCTGGCGCTGACGGTGCTGCCCGGCCCGCTCACCATCCCGCCGGTCCTGGCCGGCCTGTGGGTGTGGTCGACCGAGTTCGAGTGGGCGCGCCGCATCTTCGCCGCCTTCCGCCGGAAGGCGGTCGACGCGTGGCGGCACGCCAGGCAGCACCCGGTCAGCTCGGCGGCCGTCACGATCGGCGGGCTCGCGGCCGCCGCCTTCGTGTTCTGGGCGGTCGGCCACTGGGACCTCGTCGACCGGGGCAAGGAGCTGGTCGGCCTCGGCTGA
- a CDS encoding DUF2277 domain-containing protein, with translation MCRNIRPLSNFAPPATDDEITAAALQYVRKISGSAKPAQVNAEAFDRAVAEVAAASARLLDALVTTAPPKDRAVEADKARARAAVRYAR, from the coding sequence ATGTGCCGCAACATCCGCCCGCTGTCGAACTTCGCGCCGCCGGCCACCGACGACGAGATCACGGCCGCGGCGCTGCAGTACGTGCGCAAGATCAGCGGGTCGGCGAAGCCGGCGCAGGTCAACGCCGAGGCCTTCGACCGGGCCGTCGCCGAGGTGGCCGCGGCCTCGGCCCGGCTGCTCGACGCGCTGGTCACGACCGCGCCGCCCAAGGACCGCGCCGTCGAGGCCGACAAGGCCCGCGCCCGCGCCGCGGTCCGCTACGCCCGCTGA
- a CDS encoding SDR family NAD(P)-dependent oxidoreductase encodes MPQTVLITGASSGIGRATAHLFAERGDHLVLLARGRQALEDTATEARAKGAGDVVVCPADVLDEDALGTAVDGAVRRFGSLDVVVHSAQVIAYGRIEDVPKAVFERVVDTALHGTANLVRTVLPVFRRQGAGHLVVVSSLLASVTTPFMGSYNAAKWGQLGLVRTLQQETRDVPGIHVSAVAPGGVNTPIYSQAGSYIGLKGRPPVPIYSPERVARSVVARLDRPRRLIQSGFANPVVILGFRLLPAVYDALVGPLLRVFALADDDRTVPTPGNVLESNPAGNATAGRWHGIP; translated from the coding sequence ATGCCGCAGACCGTGCTGATCACCGGGGCCTCCAGCGGCATAGGCCGGGCCACCGCGCACCTGTTCGCCGAGCGCGGCGACCACCTCGTGCTGCTCGCCCGCGGCCGCCAGGCGCTGGAGGACACTGCGACCGAGGCCCGCGCCAAGGGCGCCGGCGACGTCGTCGTCTGCCCGGCCGACGTCCTCGACGAGGACGCGTTGGGCACCGCCGTCGACGGCGCCGTCCGCCGGTTCGGCTCGCTCGACGTCGTCGTCCACTCCGCGCAGGTGATCGCCTACGGGCGGATCGAGGACGTGCCCAAGGCCGTCTTCGAGCGGGTGGTCGACACCGCGCTGCACGGCACGGCCAACCTCGTGCGCACCGTGCTGCCGGTGTTCCGCCGCCAGGGCGCCGGCCACCTCGTGGTCGTCAGCTCGCTGCTGGCGTCGGTGACCACGCCGTTCATGGGCAGCTACAACGCCGCCAAGTGGGGCCAGCTCGGCCTCGTCCGGACGCTGCAGCAGGAGACCCGCGACGTCCCCGGCATCCACGTCTCCGCGGTGGCCCCGGGTGGGGTCAACACACCGATCTACTCGCAGGCGGGCAGCTACATCGGTCTCAAGGGCCGCCCGCCCGTCCCGATCTACTCCCCGGAGCGGGTGGCCCGCTCGGTGGTCGCGCGGCTGGACCGGCCGCGGCGGCTGATCCAGTCCGGCTTCGCCAACCCGGTGGTCATCCTCGGCTTCCGGCTCCTCCCCGCGGTCTACGACGCCCTCGTGGGGCCGCTGCTGCGCGTGTTCGCCCTCGCGGACGACGACCGGACGGTGCCCACGCCGGGCAACGTCCTCGAGTCCAACCCGGCCGGCAACGCGACCGCGGGGCGGTGGCACGGCATCCCCTGA
- the eat gene encoding ethanolamine permease produces the protein MTADPTARPTPPRAGHAGVEAERVDEGYLHRRQLRSGTAGWLLLAGLGVSAVISGDYAGWNFGLAEGGFGGLLIATVLMAVMYTAMVFGLAELGSALPTAGGGYTFARRALGPWGGYATGVAVLIEYAIAPAAIATFIGAYVESLGLFGITDGWWVYLAAYGLFIGIHLLGVGEALKAMFAVTVVALAGLVVFLVGAVPRFDAGNLLDIAPTDAAGASSFLPYGIIGIWAAFPFAIWFFLAVESVPLAAEEARDPARSMPRGIVAAMGVLVVLAVLMLVFTPGAAGSAAVAGSGNPPVDALAGSGAPEALTRVVNYAGLFGLVASFFSIIYAYSRQTFALSRAGYLPRALSVTNGRKAPVLALLVPGAIGFVLSLTGQGAVLLNMAVFGATVSYVLMMVSHIVLRRREPDLPRPYRTPGGTATTGVALVLAAAAVVATFLVDVTAALWTLAAYAAFLAYFALYSRHHLVASAPEEEFELLADAEEDVR, from the coding sequence GTGACCGCCGATCCCACCGCCCGCCCGACCCCGCCCCGCGCCGGACACGCGGGCGTGGAGGCCGAGCGGGTCGACGAGGGCTACCTGCACCGCCGGCAACTGCGCTCCGGGACGGCAGGCTGGCTGCTGCTGGCCGGCCTCGGCGTCTCGGCGGTCATCTCCGGTGACTACGCCGGGTGGAACTTCGGCCTGGCCGAGGGCGGGTTCGGCGGGCTGCTGATCGCCACCGTGCTCATGGCGGTCATGTACACCGCGATGGTGTTCGGCCTGGCCGAGCTCGGCTCCGCGCTGCCGACCGCCGGCGGGGGCTACACCTTCGCCCGGCGCGCGCTGGGCCCGTGGGGCGGGTACGCCACCGGCGTCGCGGTGCTCATCGAGTACGCCATCGCGCCGGCCGCGATCGCCACCTTCATCGGCGCCTACGTCGAGTCCCTGGGGCTGTTCGGCATCACCGACGGCTGGTGGGTCTACCTGGCGGCCTACGGGCTGTTCATCGGCATCCACCTGCTCGGCGTCGGCGAGGCGCTCAAGGCGATGTTCGCCGTCACCGTGGTCGCGCTCGCCGGGCTGGTGGTCTTCCTGGTCGGCGCCGTCCCGCGGTTCGACGCCGGCAACCTGCTCGACATCGCGCCCACCGACGCCGCCGGCGCCTCGTCGTTCCTGCCCTACGGGATCATCGGCATCTGGGCGGCGTTCCCGTTCGCGATCTGGTTCTTCCTCGCCGTGGAGAGCGTGCCGCTGGCCGCCGAGGAGGCCCGCGACCCGGCCCGCTCGATGCCGCGGGGGATCGTCGCGGCGATGGGCGTGCTCGTCGTCCTCGCCGTCCTCATGCTGGTGTTCACCCCGGGCGCCGCGGGCTCGGCGGCGGTCGCGGGGTCGGGCAACCCGCCGGTCGACGCCCTCGCCGGCTCCGGCGCTCCCGAGGCGCTGACCCGGGTGGTCAACTACGCCGGCCTCTTCGGCCTGGTCGCCAGCTTCTTCTCGATCATCTACGCCTACTCGCGGCAGACCTTCGCGCTCTCCCGCGCCGGCTACCTGCCGCGCGCCCTGTCGGTCACCAACGGCCGCAAGGCGCCGGTGCTGGCGCTGCTGGTCCCCGGCGCCATCGGGTTCGTCCTCTCGCTGACCGGCCAGGGCGCGGTGCTGCTCAACATGGCCGTCTTCGGGGCGACGGTGTCCTACGTGCTGATGATGGTCAGCCACATCGTGCTGCGCCGTCGGGAGCCGGACCTGCCGCGCCCGTACCGGACCCCGGGCGGGACGGCGACCACCGGCGTCGCGCTCGTGCTCGCCGCCGCCGCGGTCGTGGCCACCTTCCTCGTCGACGTCACCGCGGCGCTCTGGACGCTCGCCGCCTATGCAGCCTTCCTCGCGTACTTCGCCCTCTACAGCCGCCACCACCTGGTGGCCTCGGCGCCGGAGGAGGAGTTCGAGCTGCTGGCCGACGCCGAGGAGGACGTGCGATGA
- a CDS encoding ethanolamine ammonia-lyase subunit EutB → MTARRGTVAGRTYEFPTLVELMAKATPLRSGDVLAGCAAESAAERVAAQTVLADLPLATFLDEQVVGYDEDDVTRLVLDTHDPAAFAPVASLTVGEFRDRLLAWAAAGDEDAIGALAPGLTPEMAAATSKLMRNADLVAVGRRTRVVTGLRSTLGLPGRLASRLQPNHPTDDPLGVTASIVDGLLQGCGDAVIGINPATDSPARTVALLQLVDEVITRYGIPTQSCVLAHVTTTLRALEQGAPVDLVFQSVAGTQPGNRGFGVTLDLLAEARAGALALGRGTVGSNVTYFETGQGSALSADAHRGIGGRPVDQQTLEARAYAVARHFEPLLVNTVVGFIGPEYLYDGKQVLRAGLEDHFCGKLLGLPMGVDVCYTNHAEVDEDDMDSLMLLLGAAGVTFLIAVPGMDDVMLHYQSLAFSDVLTTRSVLGLRPAPEFEAWLARMDLLDDAGRVRELTADAPAARALLAAASA, encoded by the coding sequence ATGACCGCGCGGCGGGGCACCGTCGCCGGGCGCACGTACGAGTTCCCGACCCTGGTCGAGCTCATGGCCAAGGCCACCCCGCTGCGCTCCGGCGACGTCCTCGCCGGGTGCGCCGCGGAGTCCGCGGCCGAGCGGGTGGCCGCGCAGACGGTGCTCGCCGACCTGCCGCTGGCCACCTTCCTCGACGAGCAGGTGGTCGGCTACGACGAGGACGACGTCACCCGGCTGGTCCTCGACACCCACGACCCGGCCGCCTTCGCGCCGGTCGCGTCGCTGACGGTCGGGGAGTTCCGCGACCGGCTGCTGGCCTGGGCCGCCGCCGGCGACGAGGACGCCATCGGCGCGCTGGCGCCCGGGCTGACCCCGGAGATGGCCGCCGCGACGTCGAAGCTGATGCGCAACGCCGACCTGGTCGCCGTCGGCCGGCGCACCCGGGTGGTCACCGGGCTGCGCAGCACCCTCGGCCTGCCCGGCCGCCTCGCCTCGCGGCTGCAGCCCAACCACCCGACCGACGACCCGCTGGGCGTGACGGCGTCCATCGTCGACGGGCTGCTGCAGGGCTGCGGGGACGCCGTCATCGGGATCAACCCGGCCACCGACTCCCCGGCCCGCACGGTCGCGCTGCTGCAGCTGGTCGACGAGGTGATCACGAGGTACGGCATCCCGACGCAGTCCTGCGTGCTCGCGCACGTGACCACGACGCTGCGGGCGCTGGAGCAGGGGGCGCCGGTCGACCTGGTGTTCCAGTCGGTGGCCGGCACCCAGCCGGGCAACCGCGGCTTCGGCGTCACCCTCGACCTGCTGGCCGAGGCCCGCGCCGGGGCGCTGGCGCTGGGCCGGGGCACGGTCGGGTCGAACGTCACCTACTTCGAGACCGGGCAGGGCTCGGCGCTGTCGGCCGACGCGCACCGGGGCATCGGCGGGCGGCCGGTGGACCAGCAGACGCTGGAGGCCCGCGCCTACGCCGTCGCCCGGCACTTCGAGCCGCTGCTGGTCAACACCGTCGTCGGGTTCATCGGCCCGGAGTACCTCTACGACGGCAAGCAGGTGCTGCGGGCCGGGCTCGAGGACCACTTCTGCGGCAAGCTGCTCGGCCTGCCGATGGGCGTGGACGTCTGCTACACGAACCACGCCGAGGTCGACGAGGACGACATGGACTCCCTCATGCTGCTGCTCGGCGCGGCGGGGGTCACCTTCCTCATCGCCGTCCCCGGGATGGACGACGTGATGCTGCACTACCAGTCGCTGGCCTTCTCCGACGTGCTGACCACCCGCTCGGTGCTGGGGCTGCGGCCGGCGCCGGAGTTCGAGGCGTGGCTGGCGCGGATGGACCTGCTCGACGACGCCGGCCGGGTCCGCGAGCTCACCGCCGACGCGCCCGCCGCGCGGGCCCTCCTCGCGGCGGCCTCGGCGTGA
- the eutC gene encoding ethanolamine ammonia-lyase subunit EutC — translation MTDALDRPLPPGNDPWAVLRSATRARVALGRAGDALPTARELEFRAAHAAARDAVHQPLEPDRLRAALGDLLEVHSAAPDRATYLQRPDLGRQLAEGTQLPRTDADLAVVVADGLSPRAVHEHAAGLVTALRERLPGWTLAPLVLAHQARVALGDAVGAALGARAVVVLIGERPGLSSADSLGVYLTWDPRPGRADSERNCVSNVRPPHGLSYAQAADTVAALLGAARELGASGVVLKDEGPALPAG, via the coding sequence GTGACCGACGCCCTCGACCGGCCGCTGCCGCCGGGGAACGACCCGTGGGCGGTGCTGCGGTCGGCCACCCGCGCCCGGGTGGCGCTGGGCCGGGCCGGTGACGCGCTGCCCACCGCGCGGGAGCTGGAGTTCCGCGCCGCGCACGCCGCCGCCCGCGACGCGGTGCACCAGCCGCTGGAGCCCGACCGGCTGCGCGCCGCGCTCGGGGACCTGCTCGAGGTGCACTCGGCCGCGCCCGACCGGGCCACCTACCTGCAGCGCCCCGACCTCGGCCGGCAGCTCGCCGAGGGCACGCAGCTGCCCCGGACGGACGCCGACCTGGCGGTGGTGGTCGCCGACGGGCTCTCCCCGCGGGCGGTGCACGAGCACGCCGCCGGGCTGGTGACCGCGCTGCGGGAGCGGCTGCCCGGCTGGACCCTCGCGCCGCTGGTGCTCGCGCACCAGGCGCGGGTGGCCCTCGGTGACGCGGTGGGCGCGGCGCTGGGCGCCCGGGCCGTCGTCGTGCTGATCGGGGAGCGGCCGGGGCTGTCGTCGGCGGACTCCCTCGGCGTCTACCTGACCTGGGACCCGCGGCCGGGGCGGGCGGACTCCGAGCGCAACTGCGTCTCCAACGTCCGCCCGCCGCACGGGCTGTCCTACGCGCAGGCCGCCGACACCGTCGCCGCGCTGCTGGGCGCCGCCCGCGAGCTGGGCGCCTCCGGCGTCGTGCTCAAGGACGAGGGGCCGGCGCTGCCCGCGGGCTGA
- a CDS encoding glycerate kinase: MRAAPTCLVITAEGAIDRQSARGKVPAEVAGRAALRDIPVIALSGTVGERVQAALDVGLDAYASILTRPCTLDEALEEASEFLVCSAEQTMRLLLVGRRLAWQETGTH; encoded by the coding sequence ATGAGAGCCGCTCCCACGTGCCTGGTGATCACCGCCGAGGGCGCGATCGACCGGCAGAGCGCGCGCGGCAAGGTGCCCGCCGAGGTGGCGGGCCGCGCGGCGCTGCGCGACATCCCGGTGATCGCGCTCAGCGGCACGGTCGGTGAGAGGGTGCAGGCCGCGCTCGACGTGGGCCTGGACGCCTACGCGTCGATCCTCACCCGCCCGTGCACCCTCGACGAGGCGCTGGAGGAGGCCTCGGAGTTCCTGGTGTGCTCTGCCGAGCAGACGATGCGGCTGCTGCTGGTCGGGCGCCGGCTGGCCTGGCAGGAGACCGGGACGCACTGA
- a CDS encoding tripartite tricarboxylate transporter permease — translation MDGFSSLIDGFGTALTPTNLAFALLGVLLGTAIGVLPGIGPAMAVALLLPLTRGLEVTTALIMFAGIYYGGMYGGSTTSILLNTPGESASVVTAIEGNKMARSGRAAQALATAAIGSFVAGTIATLLLALVAPLVADLAVEVSPADMFAIMVLAFIAVTSVLGSSRVRGLASLGLGLTIGLIGIDATSGQQRLTFGIAEIADGIDVVVVAVGLFAVGEALWTAAHLRRRPVEVIPVGNPRMSRSDWSRSWKPWLRGTAIGFPFGAVPAGGAEVPTFLSYVTEKRLSKHPEEFGTGAIEGVAGPEATNNASAAGGLVPLLTLGIPVTATAAVLLAAIESYGIQPGPQLFDNEPELVWGLIASLFIGNAALLVLNLPLAPVWARLLRIPRTYLYAGILFFASLGAYAANANVFDLFLLLVIGALGFMMRRYGLPLLPAIIGVILGPFAEAELRQALQLSNGDLGGLIDPMAVVVYVIVALVLLWPLVRWLLPRKAVHVPVLDEAVHEIEEAHAHHGATTAVAVERRVDGPDRPRDGDGS, via the coding sequence ATGGACGGGTTCAGCTCCCTGATCGACGGGTTCGGCACCGCCCTGACCCCGACGAACCTGGCCTTCGCGCTGCTGGGCGTACTGCTGGGCACCGCGATCGGCGTCCTGCCCGGGATCGGCCCGGCCATGGCGGTGGCGCTGCTGCTGCCGCTGACCCGCGGCCTCGAGGTCACCACGGCGCTGATCATGTTCGCCGGCATCTACTACGGCGGCATGTACGGCGGGTCGACGACGTCCATCCTGCTCAACACCCCCGGTGAGAGCGCCTCGGTGGTCACCGCGATCGAGGGCAACAAGATGGCCCGGTCCGGCCGTGCCGCGCAGGCCCTGGCGACCGCGGCCATCGGGTCGTTCGTCGCCGGCACGATCGCCACGCTGCTGCTGGCACTGGTGGCCCCGCTGGTCGCCGACCTCGCCGTCGAGGTCTCGCCGGCCGACATGTTCGCGATCATGGTCCTGGCCTTCATCGCGGTGACCTCGGTGCTCGGCAGCTCGCGCGTGCGCGGCCTGGCCTCGCTCGGGCTGGGCCTGACCATCGGCCTGATCGGCATCGACGCGACCTCCGGCCAGCAGCGGCTCACCTTCGGCATCGCCGAGATCGCCGACGGCATCGACGTCGTCGTCGTCGCGGTCGGTCTGTTCGCCGTCGGCGAGGCGCTGTGGACCGCCGCCCACCTGCGCCGTCGTCCGGTCGAGGTCATCCCGGTGGGCAACCCGCGGATGAGCCGGTCGGACTGGAGCCGGTCGTGGAAGCCGTGGCTGCGCGGCACCGCCATCGGGTTCCCCTTCGGCGCCGTCCCCGCCGGTGGCGCGGAGGTCCCGACGTTCCTCTCCTACGTCACCGAGAAGCGGCTCTCGAAGCACCCCGAGGAGTTCGGCACGGGGGCCATCGAGGGCGTCGCGGGACCGGAGGCGACGAACAACGCCTCGGCGGCCGGCGGTCTCGTGCCGCTGCTCACCCTGGGCATCCCGGTGACGGCCACCGCGGCGGTCCTCCTCGCCGCCATCGAGAGCTACGGCATCCAGCCGGGACCTCAGCTGTTCGACAACGAGCCGGAACTGGTCTGGGGCCTGATCGCCAGCCTCTTCATCGGCAACGCGGCGCTGCTGGTGCTCAACCTGCCGCTGGCGCCGGTGTGGGCGCGCCTGCTGCGCATCCCGCGCACGTACCTGTACGCGGGGATCCTGTTCTTCGCCAGCCTGGGCGCGTACGCGGCGAACGCCAACGTCTTCGACCTGTTCCTGCTGCTGGTCATCGGCGCGCTCGGCTTCATGATGCGCCGCTACGGGCTGCCGCTGCTGCCGGCCATCATCGGCGTGATCCTCGGGCCCTTCGCCGAGGCGGAGCTGCGGCAGGCGCTGCAGCTCAGCAACGGCGACCTCGGGGGGCTGATCGACCCGATGGCCGTCGTGGTCTACGTGATCGTCGCGCTGGTCCTGCTGTGGCCGCTGGTCCGGTGGCTGCTGCCCCGCAAGGCCGTGCACGTCCCCGTGCTGGACGAGGCGGTGCACGAGATAGAGGAGGCGCACGCCCACCACGGGGCGACGACGGCCGTGGCGGTCGAGCGCCGGGTGGACGGCCCCGACCGACCGCGCGACGGCGACGGGTCCTGA
- a CDS encoding tripartite tricarboxylate transporter TctB family protein, with product MSAASPGSTTRAEGRSEYGVALFLAALGLLVIVQALLIPESRIVRGPVGPAAVPMVVGGLLVVVGIVLALDIRRGGRGEPEGGEDVELTGGSDWQTIAMLAAAFVANALLIEPLGWVFSGALLFWGSAFALGSRHYVRDAVIAFTLSIGSFYLFALGLGIVLPPGVLRGIL from the coding sequence GTGAGTGCCGCCTCCCCGGGGAGCACGACGCGGGCGGAGGGCCGCTCCGAGTACGGGGTGGCCCTCTTCCTGGCGGCGCTCGGCCTCCTCGTCATCGTGCAGGCCCTCCTCATCCCGGAGAGCCGGATCGTCCGCGGGCCGGTCGGGCCCGCCGCCGTCCCCATGGTCGTGGGCGGCCTGCTGGTCGTCGTCGGGATCGTCCTCGCGCTCGACATCCGGCGCGGCGGCCGCGGGGAGCCCGAGGGCGGCGAGGACGTCGAGCTGACCGGTGGCAGCGACTGGCAGACGATCGCGATGCTCGCGGCGGCCTTCGTCGCGAACGCCCTGCTGATCGAGCCGCTGGGCTGGGTCTTCTCCGGGGCTCTCCTGTTCTGGGGCAGCGCCTTCGCGCTCGGCAGCCGCCACTACGTGCGTGACGCGGTCATCGCCTTCACCCTGTCGATCGGCTCCTTCTACCTGTTCGCCCTCGGGCTCGGCATCGTGCTGCCGCCCGGGGTCCTGAGGGGGATCCTCTGA
- a CDS encoding Bug family tripartite tricarboxylate transporter substrate binding protein, whose product MRTAHLRRLAAGTVAAGLVLTGCGTTAEGGSASGGGDGEEAISGLRVMVPNSPGSGYDSTARAWAQVMEEEGLAESIEVFNLEGAGGTVGLQRLVNEEGNAEMLMQMGLGVVGAQYSNQSEATLDQTTPIAGLIEEAEAIVVPADSPYQTLDQLVQAWSADPGNVPVGGASNPGGPDHLTPMLLAQEVGVTPTEVNYVAYDGGGELLAGILGGDVQFAATGVGEVAESAVGGDVRILAVTSEEPVEGVDAPTLQDEGVDLTFTNWRGIVAPPGISEEQTQRFVDAVTEMHDSEAWQQVLEDQGWTDAFTTGDEFSEFLQSESDRVQGVLSELGLT is encoded by the coding sequence ATGCGCACTGCCCACCTGCGGAGACTCGCCGCCGGCACCGTGGCTGCCGGCCTGGTGCTGACCGGCTGCGGCACGACGGCGGAGGGCGGCTCGGCCTCCGGTGGCGGGGACGGCGAGGAGGCGATCTCCGGCCTCCGGGTCATGGTCCCCAACTCGCCCGGCAGCGGCTACGACAGCACCGCCCGCGCCTGGGCGCAGGTCATGGAGGAGGAGGGGCTGGCCGAGAGCATCGAGGTGTTCAACCTCGAGGGCGCCGGGGGGACCGTCGGCCTGCAGCGCCTGGTCAACGAGGAGGGCAACGCCGAGATGCTCATGCAGATGGGCCTCGGCGTCGTCGGCGCCCAGTACAGCAACCAGTCCGAGGCGACCCTCGACCAGACCACGCCGATCGCGGGGCTGATCGAGGAGGCCGAGGCGATCGTCGTCCCGGCCGACTCCCCGTACCAGACGCTCGACCAGCTGGTGCAGGCCTGGAGCGCCGACCCCGGCAACGTGCCGGTCGGCGGCGCGTCGAACCCCGGCGGCCCGGACCACCTGACCCCGATGCTGCTGGCCCAGGAGGTCGGCGTCACCCCGACCGAGGTCAACTACGTCGCCTACGACGGCGGCGGCGAGCTGCTCGCCGGCATCCTCGGCGGCGACGTCCAGTTCGCCGCGACCGGCGTGGGCGAGGTGGCCGAGTCGGCAGTGGGCGGTGACGTCCGCATCCTCGCGGTCACCAGCGAGGAGCCGGTCGAGGGCGTCGACGCGCCGACCCTGCAGGACGAGGGCGTCGACCTGACCTTCACCAACTGGCGCGGCATCGTGGCGCCCCCGGGCATCTCCGAGGAGCAGACCCAGCGCTTCGTCGACGCGGTCACCGAGATGCACGACAGCGAGGCCTGGCAGCAGGTCCTGGAGGACCAGGGCTGGACCGACGCCTTCACGACCGGCGACGAGTTCTCCGAGTTCCTGCAGAGCGAGAGCGACCGCGTCCAGGGCGTGCTGAGCGAGCTGGGCCTGACGTGA